Part of the Borreliella afzelii genome, GAAAAAGCAAGAATTGGAAAAACTTATTGAACATGTAAAAACCGTTTTAAAAAGTATTAACTAATAATAAAGTATAGTATATAAGGAAATAAATTTGTTTTTAATGGCATTAATAGTCAATCATTTACATTGACAACTTTTATAAAGTTTAATTTATCTTAAGTATTTTTAGAGATTATATTAAACATTGGGTTTTCCAATTTTCTTCGAGATACTTTATTATGTTGTTTATGTGTGCCACCCAGGTTTCCAGACGGTTCTTTTGTGTTGTGGACAGCTTCCTTCTAAAAGCACACACAAAAAATTAGATTAATGTTTATTTCAACCAATGCTGCTTTTGGCCGTATCTTGGTTTTTCATTATTATGTTATTATTACCCTATAATAATATAATGGAAGCTGCAATTATGCTAGGTAAGAATTTCAATTAATATTTAATACTAAGTGCTATTAGATTATTTTAAATATTTAATGCATTTAGTCTTAAGTATTAAAAGGTATAAAATAACTTACATATAAAATCCAATCGCATTTTTAATAGGTCAATTTCTGGTACTCTTGTTAATCTAGGCAAATCTCAAATTAAAATAAATGATAACATTTTTAAACATTTGCTCGATATCGTAATATTTGCAAAAAATAAAAAAACATACAAAGAATTAATATTATTTACTACTGAAAATAATATTAGCGATAAAACTATAAAATTAGCATTATAAAATAAAGTATTAATTCCTTTTTGTGAACATCCAAAATAGAGATTACTTTTAAAATAAATATTTTTGGGAGCTTTTGCTTGCACATCCAAAAAATATTAGCTTAGAAAAAGAGCATATCATTATAGTTGGATGTGAGTGGTATTGGAAATTTTATGACCTATTCTCTTTCTACTTTAGGATTAGCAGCTTTAACTTTTATATATGAAGACAAAATACAAGAATCTAATCTAAATAGACAATTTTTATTTAGTTATAATGATATAAGATTTGGCAAAGTAGATATAATTAAAGAAAAAATAAAATTGCTAAATAAAACCATTCAAACTAAATCTTATAAGGAAAAAGTTTTAGTAAAATTATTGGAGAATATTTTTGCTAACTCAAAAATTAAACCATCATTAATAGTACTGTTAGCAGATTATGACTACTATTTACCCTTAGTTAATAAATTTTGTATTGAAAATTCTATTTCACTTATAAATATTGGATATTTTAATGATTTTTCAGTTATTGGTCCATTTTATATTTCAAATATTTCATCTTACTACTACCGCACTGTTATAGGAGTTATAAAAAAGTCATCATCTTCTAAATTAGAAAGTAAAATAATATTAGTAAATAAAGACCATCAAGCCCCTTTTTCTTTACTAATAATGCAACTTTATGAGATAGTAATTATAAAAATGTTAAGTATTAGGGTGATTATATTAAAATTGGTTTTTGTAAATCCAGTTTTAAATAGCAATAGTAATTTGTCATTAACAATGATAGTATTATATTTATAGATAATTTATGGAAAATCAATTAATCAGCAAATTGCACATTGAATTG contains:
- a CDS encoding ThiF family adenylyltransferase, with protein sequence MTYSLSTLGLAALTFIYEDKIQESNLNRQFLFSYNDIRFGKVDIIKEKIKLLNKTIQTKSYKEKVLVKLLENIFANSKIKPSLIVLLADYDYYLPLVNKFCIENSISLINIGYFNDFSVIGPFYISNISSYYYRTVIGVIKKSSSSKLESKIILVNKDHQAPFSLLIMQLYEIVIIKMLSIRVIILKLVFVNPVLNSNSNLSLTMIVLYL